One region of Bacillus pumilus genomic DNA includes:
- a CDS encoding phosphatase PAP2 family protein: protein MYILFLLILFGAIAALMVSGAGQALDNQIILWFESIRLPFLNDVMLTLTDFGISALLVPIMLIFSVALFMYKRYYSIMMLFLLYLTEKTINHELKGLFARERPAFDHLVNETYYSFPSGHSMNAATIYPFIAYLLVEMIPWLKERQKIVYLITGVCVVLIGISRMYIGVHFLTDVAGGFAIGLALFLICKKIDGKLSAIRQK, encoded by the coding sequence GTGTATATCCTATTTCTTTTAATTTTATTTGGTGCCATTGCTGCGCTCATGGTATCTGGAGCGGGTCAAGCATTGGACAACCAGATCATCTTATGGTTTGAGAGCATCAGACTCCCTTTTTTAAATGATGTCATGCTGACTTTGACGGACTTTGGCATTAGTGCGCTGCTCGTGCCCATCATGCTCATTTTTAGTGTCGCTTTATTCATGTATAAGCGCTATTACTCTATCATGATGCTTTTTCTATTATATCTCACAGAAAAGACCATCAATCATGAACTAAAGGGGCTGTTTGCTAGAGAGCGCCCAGCCTTTGATCATCTTGTCAATGAAACGTATTACAGCTTTCCGAGCGGACATTCGATGAATGCAGCCACAATCTATCCTTTTATAGCTTATCTATTAGTTGAAATGATTCCATGGCTGAAAGAAAGGCAAAAAATCGTCTACTTGATCACAGGGGTCTGTGTTGTTTTGATTGGGATCAGCCGAATGTATATCGGCGTTCATTTTTTGACAGATGTCGCAGGCGGTTTTGCGATAGGACTTGCTTTATTTCTCATTTGTAAAAAGATTGACGGAAAATTGTCTGCCATTCGACAAAAATAG
- a CDS encoding YozD family protein, producing the protein MKEADLVIDTEEIAEFFYMELVKRGYIPAELETFELADITFEYMLKKTMIVEEEAW; encoded by the coding sequence ATGAAAGAAGCAGATTTGGTGATCGATACAGAGGAAATTGCGGAATTCTTCTACATGGAGCTGGTCAAAAGAGGGTACATACCTGCGGAGCTGGAAACGTTTGAGCTGGCTGACATTACGTTTGAATATATGCTGAAAAAAACAATGATAGTTGAAGAAGAGGCGTGGTAG
- a CDS encoding YozE family protein, which translates to MKSFYHYLMKYRHPKPKDEISHFANAAYEDHSFPKASTDYHELCAYLELNGDYLSSMTTFDEAFEQYEVEVKKK; encoded by the coding sequence GTGAAGTCGTTTTACCATTATTTAATGAAGTACAGACATCCAAAACCGAAAGATGAAATCAGCCATTTTGCAAATGCTGCTTATGAGGATCACAGCTTCCCGAAAGCGTCCACTGATTATCATGAGCTTTGTGCCTATTTAGAATTAAATGGCGATTATTTAAGCTCAATGACAACATTTGACGAAGCGTTTGAGCAATATGAAGTAGAAGTCAAAAAAAAATAA
- a CDS encoding YokU family protein has product MLTCDWCEENKANREQTTVYWELITGTQSIEIIETPSISCTHCGMTYQKDETVKGIEDQLILVDQTKLPEKISYEELMSMERLLKRNYFDFSS; this is encoded by the coding sequence TTGCTGACATGTGATTGGTGTGAGGAAAACAAAGCAAACAGAGAGCAGACAACAGTCTATTGGGAACTGATCACTGGCACACAATCCATTGAAATCATCGAAACACCGTCCATTTCCTGCACACACTGCGGTATGACATATCAAAAGGATGAGACGGTTAAAGGGATAGAAGATCAATTAATTTTAGTGGATCAGACAAAACTTCCAGAAAAAATTTCATACGAAGAATTAATGAGCATGGAGCGGTTATTAAAGCGAAATTACTTTGACTTTTCATCATAA
- the ablA gene encoding lysine 2,3-aminomutase, whose amino-acid sequence MNQKLYEPARHWKDIELWKDVPEEKWNDWIWQLTHTVKTLEDLEKVVNLTEEEREGVKISTKTIPLNITPYYASLMNPDDPRCPVRMQSVPIAEELHKTKYDLEDPLHEDEDSPVPGLTHRYPDRVLFLVTNQCSMYCRYCTRRRFSGQIGMGVPKKQLDAAIGYIRETPEVRDVLISGGDGLLINDQVLEYILKNLRDIPHVEIIRIGTRAPVVFPQRITDELCEILKKYHPVWLNTHFNTSIEITKEAKEACERLVNAGVPVGNQAVILAGINDSVPIMKKLMHDLVMIRVRPYYIYQCDLSEGIGHFRTPVSKGLEIIEGLRGHTSGYAVPSFVVDAPGGGGKIALQPNYLLSQSPDKVVLRNFEGVITSYPEPEHYVAGQADAYFNEIYEEKQDPAIGITALFEDEAKSFTPENLSRMKRREAYETNPEHDTLKNKREKRDELKEKKYQAQLKKDQTVKEEK is encoded by the coding sequence ATGAATCAAAAACTATATGAACCGGCGCGTCATTGGAAGGACATTGAACTTTGGAAAGATGTACCTGAGGAAAAGTGGAACGACTGGATTTGGCAGCTGACGCATACCGTGAAAACGCTTGAAGATTTAGAGAAAGTCGTAAACTTAACAGAAGAGGAAAGAGAAGGGGTGAAGATTTCCACCAAAACCATTCCACTTAACATTACACCCTACTATGCCTCATTGATGAATCCAGACGATCCAAGATGTCCAGTACGTATGCAATCTGTGCCAATTGCTGAGGAGCTTCATAAAACAAAATATGACCTGGAAGACCCGCTGCATGAAGATGAAGACTCACCTGTCCCGGGGTTAACACATCGGTACCCAGATCGTGTGCTCTTTCTTGTAACAAATCAGTGCTCCATGTATTGCCGCTATTGTACGAGAAGACGTTTTTCCGGTCAGATCGGTATGGGCGTGCCAAAAAAGCAGTTAGATGCTGCCATTGGATATATTAGAGAAACACCTGAGGTGCGGGATGTGTTAATTTCCGGCGGAGATGGGCTCTTAATCAATGATCAAGTGCTTGAATACATTTTGAAAAACTTACGAGACATTCCGCATGTTGAAATCATTCGCATAGGAACCCGCGCACCGGTCGTCTTTCCGCAGCGCATTACAGATGAGCTGTGCGAGATTTTGAAAAAATATCATCCAGTTTGGCTGAATACCCATTTCAATACAAGCATTGAAATTACGAAAGAAGCAAAAGAAGCGTGCGAACGTCTTGTAAATGCCGGCGTGCCTGTAGGTAATCAGGCCGTCATCCTTGCAGGAATTAACGACAGTGTGCCGATTATGAAGAAGCTGATGCACGATCTCGTGATGATACGGGTCAGACCTTATTATATTTATCAGTGTGATTTATCTGAGGGCATTGGCCACTTTAGAACACCAGTATCAAAAGGTCTTGAAATCATAGAAGGCTTAAGAGGGCATACGAGCGGCTATGCCGTGCCAAGCTTTGTTGTGGATGCACCAGGAGGCGGAGGAAAGATCGCCTTGCAGCCAAATTATTTATTATCGCAAAGCCCTGACAAAGTCGTCCTTCGTAACTTTGAAGGTGTCATCACCTCTTACCCTGAACCAGAGCATTACGTCGCAGGCCAGGCAGATGCGTATTTTAATGAAATTTATGAAGAGAAACAAGACCCGGCAATTGGTATTACCGCACTATTTGAGGATGAGGCGAAATCGTTTACGCCAGAGAATTTAAGCCGGATGAAACGAAGAGAAGCATATGAGACAAATCCTGAGCATGACACACTCAAAAACAAACGTGAAAAACGAGATGAATTAAAAGAGAAAAAATATCAAGCGCAGCTCAAAAAAGATCAAACTGTAAAGGAGGAGAAATAA
- a CDS encoding sigma-54 interaction domain-containing protein, whose translation MGKVVERADWFELILEAIDEAIHVVDDQGMTIFYNHNAAKFDCLQKEEVIGKYILDVYPSLTEKTSTLMHVLRTGKPIYHSLQTYLNKNGERIETVNTTLPIIEDSQLIGAVEVAKDVSKLSALSNRLDQKKRIHDAAGAEQMHDFSSFLTNDPLLNEMLEKAKKAAAYPSSVVVYGETGTGKEVLVQAIVHESDRKNQVFIPQNCAALPESLLESLLFGSVKGSYTGAIDRKGLFELADGGTLFLDELQAMPLTLQTKLLRVLEDGVVRRIGDAKAIQVDVRLITALNMDPFEAVKKQILREDLFYRLHVSSFHIPPLRERKQDIPLLSRHFIQTYHQQFSKNVKRLSEETKQLFMAHHWPGNVRELKHTIEHAVLMMPKEAEDITPSYLPAHLRTQKLEEGTLNASLKSQVSSFEQTLIQEALNKHHGNIKKTAAALKIPRQTLQYKLKKYADAEI comes from the coding sequence ATGGGGAAGGTTGTCGAAAGAGCGGATTGGTTTGAATTAATTTTAGAAGCCATTGATGAAGCCATCCATGTTGTAGATGATCAAGGAATGACGATTTTTTACAATCATAATGCCGCCAAGTTTGACTGTTTGCAAAAAGAAGAGGTGATTGGCAAGTACATTCTTGATGTGTATCCCTCTTTAACAGAAAAAACAAGTACGCTCATGCATGTTTTGAGAACAGGGAAGCCCATTTATCATTCGCTGCAAACCTATTTGAATAAAAACGGAGAAAGAATTGAAACCGTCAACACGACATTGCCTATTATTGAAGACAGCCAGTTAATAGGTGCGGTCGAAGTCGCAAAAGATGTATCGAAGCTGTCAGCCCTTTCGAATCGTTTAGATCAAAAAAAACGAATACACGATGCGGCTGGGGCAGAACAAATGCATGATTTTTCTTCATTTTTAACAAATGATCCGCTCTTAAATGAAATGCTTGAAAAGGCAAAAAAAGCTGCTGCTTATCCGTCATCAGTTGTTGTCTACGGGGAAACAGGGACAGGGAAAGAAGTGCTCGTTCAAGCCATCGTTCATGAATCTGATCGGAAAAACCAAGTGTTCATTCCGCAAAACTGTGCGGCACTCCCAGAATCGCTACTTGAAAGCCTATTGTTCGGATCTGTCAAAGGGAGCTATACAGGCGCAATTGATCGCAAGGGGCTCTTTGAATTAGCTGATGGAGGCACGCTTTTTCTTGATGAACTGCAAGCGATGCCGCTCACGCTGCAGACGAAATTATTACGTGTGTTAGAGGATGGCGTGGTGCGCCGCATTGGAGATGCAAAAGCGATTCAAGTAGATGTAAGACTCATTACTGCACTCAATATGGACCCATTTGAAGCGGTGAAAAAGCAAATTTTAAGAGAAGACTTATTTTATAGACTGCATGTGTCATCTTTTCATATCCCACCGCTTCGTGAGAGAAAGCAAGACATCCCGCTGCTTTCCCGCCATTTCATTCAAACCTATCATCAGCAGTTTTCAAAAAACGTCAAACGCCTTTCTGAAGAAACAAAGCAATTGTTTATGGCTCACCACTGGCCGGGGAACGTTCGAGAATTAAAACATACCATTGAGCATGCCGTATTGATGATGCCAAAGGAAGCGGAAGACATCACACCTTCATACCTTCCTGCTCATTTACGTACGCAGAAGCTTGAGGAAGGAACACTTAATGCCTCCTTAAAAAGTCAGGTTTCTTCATTTGAACAAACACTCATTCAAGAAGCTTTAAACAAGCATCATGGCAATATTAAAAAAACCGCTGCTGCTTTAAAAATCCCTCGACAAACACTGCAATATAAACTGAAGAAATATGCAGATGCCGAAATATAG
- a CDS encoding glycosyltransferase family A protein translates to MPMKVSVILTSYNKPDYIDRVLKSMVEQTYQNWELLIMDDGSEPETMKKIHSFLNDDRIQLYPHTVHPAKRLETVRYATLINEALTRISGELICYLTDDTMYCNDRLQKMVEVFQSKPEVDIVYSSQRVIHVDKHLVETMTFVREAEHVLDHASFQVDHCSVMHRSRLLPLIYKKFGQYWDDEPKHWHHADSVFWMRLNHFAAFHPLKEVLDITFKTPQSFHHMFSSMPYDVIDGTVIEREGRYFQLVHGDLNQIDKRWVNEKKRRAIRVPLLCAMKYEVKDTLVVPNYTVVTADNGRTFYYIEDQKKRRFASKRDMQYFQFHPKEMCAVSNELLQTFDDGKIIQVSPEFSPPNRRLFKWQRDVYLLVHDTFCLIAPEVVKLFAFYHQPIKLYPSQFTLFQEGKPIVPLYRESLQEFDMSLYQTSGRKHSS, encoded by the coding sequence ATGCCTATGAAAGTATCGGTGATTTTAACAAGTTACAATAAACCTGATTATATTGATCGTGTGCTAAAGAGTATGGTGGAACAAACGTATCAAAACTGGGAGCTTTTGATTATGGATGATGGCTCAGAGCCAGAAACAATGAAAAAGATTCATTCCTTTTTAAACGATGACCGTATTCAGTTGTATCCGCACACTGTTCATCCTGCAAAAAGGCTTGAGACTGTACGTTATGCGACGCTTATTAATGAGGCATTAACACGTATATCAGGGGAGCTTATTTGTTATTTAACGGATGATACAATGTATTGTAATGATCGTTTGCAGAAGATGGTGGAGGTTTTTCAATCAAAGCCAGAGGTAGATATCGTTTATTCCTCGCAGCGTGTGATCCATGTTGATAAGCATCTGGTAGAAACAATGACCTTTGTACGTGAGGCGGAACACGTGTTAGACCATGCGTCCTTTCAAGTAGATCACTGTTCGGTCATGCACAGAAGCCGCTTGCTTCCATTGATTTATAAGAAATTTGGGCAATATTGGGATGATGAGCCGAAGCATTGGCATCATGCAGATTCTGTTTTTTGGATGCGGTTGAATCATTTTGCTGCGTTTCATCCATTAAAAGAAGTACTTGATATCACCTTTAAAACACCCCAATCCTTTCATCACATGTTTTCAAGTATGCCATATGATGTAATTGATGGGACGGTGATCGAAAGAGAAGGAAGATATTTCCAACTTGTTCATGGGGATCTTAACCAAATTGATAAGCGATGGGTGAATGAAAAAAAGAGGCGTGCAATTCGTGTTCCTTTGTTATGTGCAATGAAATATGAGGTAAAAGATACGCTGGTTGTGCCGAACTATACAGTCGTCACCGCAGATAACGGAAGAACGTTTTATTATATTGAAGATCAGAAAAAAAGACGATTTGCTTCAAAGCGCGATATGCAATATTTTCAGTTTCATCCAAAGGAAATGTGCGCCGTTTCAAACGAACTGTTACAGACGTTTGACGATGGCAAAATCATTCAAGTATCCCCTGAATTCAGCCCGCCAAATCGCCGGCTTTTTAAATGGCAACGAGATGTCTATTTACTTGTGCATGATACCTTCTGCCTTATTGCCCCTGAGGTGGTTAAGTTATTTGCGTTTTATCATCAGCCCATCAAATTATATCCTTCTCAATTTACTTTATTTCAAGAAGGAAAGCCGATCGTGCCGCTGTATAGGGAATCGCTGCAGGAATTCGATATGTCTCTTTATCAAACATCCGGGCGAAAGCACTCCTCATAA
- the cgeC gene encoding spore maturation protein CgeC encodes MEFEQLLNDWNEELLEVEGVLEVIFILLLLRLLEEKQEEGSSEIKELLRSWLELGIPLPRVHLVNGEVLQNVIVVQLFHTVAVFKNATNQLRVSVPYANIVSWGAF; translated from the coding sequence ATGGAATTTGAACAATTATTAAATGATTGGAACGAAGAATTACTAGAAGTTGAAGGTGTACTTGAAGTTATCTTCATTTTACTTCTTCTTCGTCTTTTAGAGGAAAAACAAGAAGAAGGTTCGTCAGAAATCAAAGAGTTGCTGCGTTCTTGGTTGGAACTTGGTATTCCATTGCCGCGTGTTCATTTAGTCAATGGTGAGGTGCTCCAAAACGTGATTGTCGTTCAATTGTTTCATACAGTGGCGGTTTTTAAAAATGCAACAAATCAGTTAAGAGTGAGCGTTCCTTACGCAAACATTGTTAGTTGGGGAGCTTTTTAA
- a CDS encoding DUF3880 domain-containing protein: protein MKLLYISSGYGGIYQMFDHWVEESFIDSPFSCFKIERESIQSHMHKIRTFSPDFVLMMIGDHVPSEVLHQFKQEKIPIVLWMTEDPFYTDVSAACTRDARLILTIDEGALPFYKQLGIVDAYYFPIPANTRIFQKNESPEKMCIYDIALIGYPYPNHMKAIDTLLQQKKWRILVAGKEWHRHLNKSRRHDRDLTLVTNWLSPQQLADIYQQSAIVLNPHRPAQFAYNKNKAMVQNVSLNNRAFDIAAAGSFQLTDLQPPQAFSSFAFYKDEDDLLEQVEYYGSNAEKRKAIARNNYEQVVSWNTFESFPHRLYEIVKSAL, encoded by the coding sequence ATGAAGCTACTTTATATCAGCTCTGGCTACGGCGGGATCTATCAAATGTTTGATCACTGGGTAGAAGAAAGCTTCATTGATTCACCCTTTTCATGTTTCAAGATAGAAAGAGAATCTATACAGTCACACATGCACAAAATCCGGACATTTTCTCCGGATTTTGTTTTGATGATGATTGGTGATCATGTTCCGAGCGAAGTGCTTCATCAATTCAAACAAGAAAAGATCCCGATCGTTTTGTGGATGACAGAAGATCCCTTTTATACAGATGTGTCAGCTGCTTGCACGCGTGATGCGCGCCTCATATTAACAATTGATGAAGGAGCTTTGCCTTTTTACAAGCAATTGGGCATAGTTGACGCCTACTACTTTCCCATTCCGGCAAATACACGTATTTTTCAAAAAAACGAATCGCCTGAAAAGATGTGCATCTACGACATTGCACTCATTGGCTACCCTTATCCCAACCACATGAAAGCCATTGATACACTCTTACAACAGAAAAAATGGCGAATTCTCGTTGCAGGTAAGGAATGGCATCGTCATTTAAATAAGTCACGAAGACATGATCGCGATCTCACATTAGTGACCAATTGGCTGAGCCCTCAGCAATTGGCGGACATCTATCAGCAATCAGCGATTGTTCTTAACCCGCACAGACCGGCTCAATTTGCTTATAACAAAAACAAAGCCATGGTTCAAAATGTAAGCCTGAACAACAGAGCGTTTGATATCGCTGCAGCTGGAAGCTTTCAATTGACGGATCTACAACCGCCTCAAGCTTTTTCAAGCTTCGCTTTTTATAAAGATGAGGACGATTTGCTGGAACAGGTTGAATATTATGGATCAAATGCCGAGAAAAGAAAAGCAATCGCACGAAACAATTACGAACAAGTCGTTTCATGGAATACATTTGAGTCATTTCCACACAGACTTTATGAGATCGTAAAAAGCGCCCTATGA
- a CDS encoding cytidylyltransferase domain-containing protein, with protein sequence MYRGNRILALIPAFRSRRDQHDEHIRVLAERPLIYWTIQPLLQMIELDEIIVSTEDVNTQIISSHYGARVIELPDSHVTEQTPSLIAVKHALAYLEREGKTFDIVLYLHPSSPLRQPEDIEKCLQLLVEGSYDCVASFTEALENPNETWTLHENNEATLYKDNHYFFMPKHEQPYTYGRLNGAVYAFHVPYAKECIHSFLEGSVGAYIMDSQKSLVVKQEEDLEKAEKVLLARRDAEG encoded by the coding sequence ATGTATAGGGGAAATCGTATTTTAGCCTTGATACCAGCTTTTAGAAGCAGGCGCGATCAGCATGATGAACACATTCGCGTATTGGCGGAGCGGCCGCTCATCTATTGGACCATTCAGCCGTTACTGCAAATGATTGAGTTAGACGAAATCATCGTCTCTACAGAGGATGTCAATACACAAATCATTTCTTCTCACTACGGAGCCCGTGTGATAGAACTTCCAGACAGTCATGTAACAGAACAAACACCGTCACTCATAGCGGTGAAGCATGCGCTTGCTTACTTAGAGCGTGAGGGGAAAACCTTTGATATTGTTCTATATTTGCATCCATCGTCTCCTTTAAGACAGCCGGAAGATATTGAGAAGTGCTTGCAGCTTCTAGTAGAAGGGAGCTATGACTGCGTGGCATCTTTTACAGAGGCGCTAGAAAACCCAAATGAGACATGGACACTGCATGAGAATAATGAAGCCACTTTATATAAGGACAATCATTACTTTTTCATGCCAAAGCATGAGCAGCCATATACGTATGGCCGTTTAAATGGAGCAGTGTATGCTTTTCATGTTCCATATGCAAAAGAATGCATTCATTCCTTTTTAGAAGGATCTGTTGGAGCGTATATCATGGATTCCCAAAAATCACTTGTGGTCAAACAAGAAGAAGATCTTGAGAAAGCGGAGAAAGTCTTATTGGCTCGCAGAGATGCGGAGGGTTAG
- a CDS encoding SDR family NAD(P)-dependent oxidoreductase: MSKKIETSLKAFFRDKTILVTGGTGSIGRQIVKKLTSCSPKKIIVFSKDDSKQYMMKNEYADHPEVAFALGDVRDASRVRQLVKGVDIIFHAAALKQVPTCEDNPFEAVQTNIIGGQHIIEAAIEHEVSHVVNISTDKAVSPTNAMGATKLISEKLFFQANESILNQKTLFCSVRFGNVLGSRGSVIPIMLQQLLNEKPLTVTDPHMTRFFMSIEEAVSLTLQAAIMMKGGETFILKMESLQLADLLKAFHEYAAQINVSSPEIHVVGKRPGEKLHEELTFPHEADALFEHEQFYAILPRPKLHASFQKVDLTNYTSNEAPLITKEKLFRIIEQLHHTHHKK, from the coding sequence ATGTCCAAAAAGATAGAAACGAGTTTGAAGGCTTTTTTTCGTGACAAAACGATATTAGTTACAGGCGGTACAGGTTCAATCGGACGTCAAATTGTGAAAAAATTAACATCATGCTCTCCAAAAAAGATTATCGTCTTCAGCAAAGATGACAGCAAACAATACATGATGAAAAATGAGTATGCGGATCACCCAGAAGTCGCCTTCGCTTTAGGCGATGTACGAGATGCAAGCCGCGTGAGACAGCTCGTCAAAGGCGTTGATATCATCTTTCATGCAGCCGCCTTAAAACAAGTACCTACTTGTGAAGACAATCCGTTTGAAGCCGTGCAAACAAATATTATCGGCGGGCAGCACATCATTGAGGCTGCAATCGAACATGAAGTCAGTCATGTTGTCAACATCTCCACAGACAAAGCAGTTTCTCCGACAAATGCCATGGGTGCAACAAAATTAATTTCAGAAAAACTATTTTTCCAAGCAAACGAAAGTATTCTGAACCAAAAAACATTGTTTTGCTCTGTGCGTTTTGGCAATGTGCTTGGATCAAGAGGTTCCGTCATTCCCATCATGCTCCAGCAGCTGTTAAATGAAAAACCTTTGACCGTAACTGATCCTCATATGACACGTTTTTTTATGTCCATCGAAGAGGCTGTCTCCCTCACACTTCAAGCAGCCATCATGATGAAAGGAGGCGAAACGTTCATTCTCAAGATGGAGTCATTACAGCTTGCTGATCTCTTAAAAGCGTTTCATGAATATGCTGCTCAAATCAATGTCTCATCTCCGGAAATTCACGTTGTCGGGAAAAGACCTGGAGAAAAGCTTCACGAAGAGCTTACATTTCCGCACGAAGCAGATGCACTATTTGAGCATGAACAATTTTATGCCATTTTACCAAGACCAAAACTGCATGCTTCCTTTCAAAAAGTCGACTTAACCAATTACACATCCAATGAAGCGCCTCTCATTACAAAAGAAAAGCTATTCCGCATCATTGAACAATTACATCACACGCATCATAAAAAATAA
- the msrB gene encoding peptide-methionine (R)-S-oxide reductase MsrB, translating into MTNDKEKRLKELNRMQYEVTQNNGTEPPFQNEFWDHKEEGIYVDIISGKPLFSSLDKFDAHCGWPSFTKPLEDEEVAEKVDKSHGMLRTEVRSKTADSHLGHVFPDGPGPNGLRYCINSAALKFIPKDDLEKEGYGDLKHLFD; encoded by the coding sequence ATGACAAACGATAAAGAAAAACGACTAAAAGAATTAAACCGAATGCAGTATGAAGTCACACAAAATAATGGCACTGAGCCGCCATTTCAAAATGAATTCTGGGATCATAAAGAAGAAGGCATTTATGTAGATATCATTTCAGGCAAGCCGCTTTTTTCTTCTTTAGATAAGTTTGATGCCCATTGCGGCTGGCCGAGTTTCACAAAGCCGCTTGAAGATGAGGAAGTAGCCGAGAAGGTGGATAAGAGCCATGGGATGTTGCGGACAGAGGTGCGCAGCAAGACAGCTGATTCTCATCTAGGTCATGTCTTTCCTGATGGACCAGGACCAAATGGTCTTCGGTATTGTATTAATTCAGCCGCTTTGAAGTTTATCCCAAAAGATGATCTTGAAAAAGAAGGCTATGGGGATTTGAAACATCTATTTGATTGA
- the msrA gene encoding peptide-methionine (S)-S-oxide reductase MsrA has translation MSEKQELATFAGGCFWCMVKPFDEQPGIIKVESGYTGGHTVNPTYEEVCTNTTGHREAVQITFDPDVFPYEKLLELYWQQIDPTDDGGQFGDRGESYRTGIYVHHDEQRKLAEASKEKLNESGIFQKPIVTEILDAAPFYPAEEYHQHYYKKNKMHYERYHVGSGRAGFIESHWSDKS, from the coding sequence ATGTCTGAAAAACAAGAATTAGCCACATTTGCAGGCGGCTGCTTCTGGTGTATGGTTAAACCTTTTGATGAACAGCCGGGCATTATCAAAGTTGAATCAGGGTATACTGGCGGACATACAGTGAATCCGACCTATGAAGAAGTATGTACAAATACAACGGGGCATAGAGAAGCGGTTCAAATCACGTTTGATCCAGACGTATTCCCGTATGAAAAGCTATTAGAACTGTATTGGCAGCAAATAGACCCAACAGATGATGGCGGGCAATTTGGTGATAGAGGAGAGTCCTACCGCACAGGTATTTATGTTCATCATGACGAGCAGAGAAAGCTTGCAGAGGCATCGAAAGAGAAGCTGAACGAAAGCGGCATCTTTCAAAAGCCAATTGTGACAGAAATTTTAGATGCTGCTCCTTTTTATCCCGCAGAGGAGTATCATCAGCACTATTATAAAAAGAACAAAATGCACTACGAACGATATCATGTCGGTTCTGGCAGAGCGGGTTTTATTGAGTCCCATTGGAGTGATAAATCATGA
- a CDS encoding MarR family transcriptional regulator — MMYEMDTLLRTVFKQIRYEINSLLENELSRNEFLILNLLREQGAKKVTEFASILGVSASHITAVTDTLVEKGWITRIRSKEDRRIIKIHLTDKGKEITEHFEKKKTEYFMERFESFDDEELKTMIRLFKKLDKSQKDEA, encoded by the coding sequence ATGATGTATGAAATGGATACTTTACTGAGAACCGTATTTAAGCAGATCCGTTATGAGATTAACAGCCTGCTCGAAAACGAATTATCTCGGAATGAATTTCTCATTTTAAATCTGCTTCGTGAGCAAGGTGCAAAAAAAGTAACGGAATTTGCTTCCATTCTAGGGGTATCAGCAAGCCATATCACTGCTGTGACCGACACACTCGTAGAAAAGGGCTGGATCACCCGTATCCGTTCTAAAGAGGATCGCCGCATCATCAAAATCCACTTAACCGATAAGGGTAAGGAAATTACTGAGCATTTTGAGAAAAAGAAAACAGAATACTTTATGGAGCGATTTGAGTCATTCGACGACGAGGAACTAAAAACAATGATCAGATTATTTAAAAAGCTGGATAAAAGTCAAAAGGATGAAGCATAG
- a CDS encoding DNA alkylation repair protein, translating into MTSPYLCPNCKTNRTRFNLIEQLSEPVKLDPATGAVVERYEGDQLSPFHMSYQGPQIKVQCGVCGLIEDEKTFIKLAEYHQYSSPS; encoded by the coding sequence ATGACAAGCCCTTATCTTTGTCCAAACTGTAAAACAAACAGAACGCGCTTTAATCTGATTGAGCAGCTTTCAGAACCTGTGAAGCTTGACCCTGCGACCGGAGCAGTTGTCGAAAGATACGAAGGAGATCAGCTTTCCCCTTTTCACATGAGCTATCAAGGTCCTCAAATAAAGGTCCAGTGCGGTGTTTGTGGTCTCATTGAGGATGAAAAAACGTTCATTAAACTAGCTGAATATCATCAATATTCTTCTCCTTCTTAA